The Shewanella oneidensis MR-1 genome has a window encoding:
- a CDS encoding ParA family protein produces the protein MDSMQTTETFQVLKIGADAYIKRRNQRLLSNHRKDLRKFTRAEAFTYLDIDAKTLDKYVATADFDPRRHEDSQWLINIEEMYQLRDLLPENLRKASKFKRSDNQKMQVIVIQNQKGGVGKTVSAATIASGLATEFHQEYRVGLIDMDGQATLSMYYAPEADLEGCLSVGDLMMNNFDLDEGETLEQVVSNAFLPTTIPNLRILPASQSDRAIEGWFHEQVFGQKLTSPYSLLNTIINAVQDEFDIIIIDTPPSLGYATYNAYFAATSVVFPLSITENDIDATCSYFSYIPQVWALLANANHRGYDFMKILITNHRDSATTTDLMNTLYDHFAPYMYSNEFKHSEAIRQSSSLLSTVFDMSKSEYPKSKATFQSAQQNCYEVTSQVLRDIVNVWREQEQA, from the coding sequence ATGGATAGCATGCAGACTACAGAGACTTTTCAAGTGCTTAAAATAGGGGCTGATGCTTATATTAAGCGTCGTAACCAACGATTATTGTCTAATCATCGGAAAGATTTGCGAAAATTTACGCGTGCGGAAGCCTTTACCTATTTGGACATTGACGCAAAAACACTTGATAAATATGTAGCTACAGCGGATTTTGATCCAAGGCGGCATGAAGATTCTCAATGGCTAATCAACATCGAAGAAATGTATCAGTTAAGAGATTTGCTGCCAGAAAACTTGCGTAAAGCATCTAAATTTAAGCGCAGTGATAACCAAAAAATGCAGGTTATTGTTATACAAAATCAAAAAGGTGGTGTTGGTAAAACCGTTTCTGCTGCAACAATCGCTTCAGGCTTGGCTACAGAGTTTCATCAAGAGTATCGAGTAGGGCTTATTGATATGGATGGTCAAGCTACCTTATCCATGTATTACGCTCCAGAAGCGGATCTAGAAGGTTGTTTATCTGTAGGCGATCTCATGATGAACAATTTTGATCTTGATGAAGGTGAGACACTTGAACAAGTCGTTTCAAACGCATTCTTACCTACAACTATACCTAATCTCCGTATTTTGCCGGCATCACAAAGTGATAGAGCTATTGAAGGTTGGTTTCATGAACAAGTATTTGGTCAAAAGTTAACGTCTCCTTACTCTCTTTTGAACACGATTATCAATGCTGTTCAAGATGAATTTGATATCATCATTATAGATACCCCTCCCTCACTAGGTTATGCAACTTATAATGCATATTTTGCCGCAACCAGTGTAGTTTTCCCGTTGTCCATCACCGAAAACGACATTGATGCTACTTGTTCCTATTTTAGTTATATCCCTCAAGTGTGGGCTTTATTGGCTAATGCTAATCATCGTGGTTATGATTTTATGAAGATTTTAATTACAAATCATCGTGATAGCGCTACAACAACCGATCTAATGAATACCTTATACGATCATTTTGCGCCTTATATGTACTCAAATGAATTTAAACATAGTGAAGCTATCCGCCAGTCATCTTCGTTACTTTCAACCGTATTTGATATGTCTAAAAGCGAATACCCTAAAAGTAAAGCCACTTTCCAAAGTGCACAGCAAAATTGTTATGAAGTAACCAGTCAAGTCCTAAGAGATATTGTGAACGTATGGCGTGAACAGGAGCAAGCATAA
- a CDS encoding ParB family protein, with product MAKKRGAMSPLGNAVGAEEAQKNAAKANIESLKRQITTEIQKVSDDVTLSLKNLFGLESVGNSFLWQLASGATATFTEATLSYEQVRDSTYVTFDVNGRDQALLNADSLQDLDSLAFQQFYPAVAREVNGKLDVLDGSRRRAWFLLQNGKVDIFRILVTKDDISLSDAKALAKQLQTAKEHNLREIGQQCLSLEKANPKITQAEVAAQLGMSQAGVSKALKAAKVDERLVKLFPVASDLSHTDYALLNKVMEVYEFEDELIEFINDLTQKIVIIQVEYSRAERKSAIIKAMKSELQIAKDMKSKALVSVTNLATFDSSGIYARKRIKGRNFAYEFGRLSLDIQKQLDIAIVDVLKKNKFNTTVD from the coding sequence ATGGCTAAAAAACGTGGCGCAATGAGCCCTCTAGGCAACGCTGTTGGTGCCGAAGAAGCACAAAAAAATGCAGCGAAAGCTAATATTGAGTCTTTAAAACGGCAAATAACAACTGAAATTCAGAAAGTAAGTGACGATGTAACGTTATCTCTTAAAAATCTATTTGGTCTTGAATCTGTAGGTAATAGCTTCCTATGGCAATTAGCTTCGGGTGCTACCGCTACATTTACCGAAGCAACATTATCATATGAACAAGTTCGCGATAGTACCTATGTAACGTTTGATGTTAACGGGCGTGACCAGGCATTATTAAATGCTGATTCTCTACAAGATCTTGATTCATTAGCCTTCCAGCAATTTTACCCTGCTGTCGCTAGAGAAGTGAATGGTAAACTCGATGTGCTAGATGGTTCTCGACGCCGAGCTTGGTTTTTATTGCAAAATGGTAAAGTTGATATCTTTCGCATATTGGTAACTAAAGATGATATTTCACTTTCAGACGCTAAAGCATTAGCTAAGCAGCTCCAAACCGCAAAAGAACATAACTTACGTGAAATAGGCCAACAATGCTTATCGTTGGAAAAAGCGAATCCTAAGATTACACAGGCTGAAGTAGCCGCTCAACTTGGAATGAGTCAGGCTGGTGTGAGTAAAGCTTTAAAAGCCGCTAAGGTGGATGAACGTTTGGTGAAGCTTTTTCCTGTGGCTAGTGACTTGTCACATACTGACTACGCCTTGCTGAATAAAGTTATGGAAGTATATGAATTTGAAGATGAATTAATAGAGTTTATCAATGATTTGACTCAGAAAATTGTCATTATTCAGGTTGAATATTCAAGGGCAGAGCGTAAATCAGCTATCATCAAAGCGATGAAATCAGAACTTCAGATCGCTAAGGATATGAAGAGTAAAGCACTGGTTAGTGTTACCAATCTTGCGACATTTGATAGCTCAGGCATTTACGCAAGAAAGCGTATTAAAGGGCGCAACTTCGCTTATGAATTTGGTCGATTGTCTCTAGATATTCAAAAACAATTAGATATTGCAATTGTAGATGTTTTGAAAAAAAATAAATTTAACACTACAGTTGATTAG
- a CDS encoding IS5-like element ISSod6 family transposase, whose product MPRLMLTDARWEKLFHLMKSTGRVYDKPEHRQTFEGILYRLRTGIPWRDLPKEFGHWSTVFRRFHLWSKKGVLAHLFKALANLADIEWVFIDGSIVRAHQHSAGAATLSNESIGKSRGGNSTKIHLAVDSGGLPIYFELSEGQKHDITHAPSLIEHLKQVDTVIADKGYDSDAFRELIANKGGKSVIPRRRYKNTPQERVDWCLYRYRHLVENAFGRIKHYRAISTRYDKLARNYASMVSLAFMLMWLPMYC is encoded by the coding sequence ATGCCAAGACTTATGCTAACCGATGCACGCTGGGAAAAGCTATTTCATTTAATGAAAAGCACAGGCCGTGTTTATGACAAACCTGAACATAGACAAACATTCGAAGGTATTCTTTACCGCCTTAGAACAGGTATCCCTTGGCGAGATTTACCTAAAGAGTTCGGTCATTGGAGCACGGTCTTTAGACGGTTTCATTTATGGTCTAAGAAAGGCGTTCTAGCACATTTATTCAAGGCCTTAGCCAACCTTGCTGATATAGAATGGGTCTTTATTGATGGCTCGATAGTGCGAGCTCACCAGCACAGTGCAGGTGCAGCGACGCTAAGTAATGAGAGTATTGGTAAAAGTCGAGGCGGTAATTCAACCAAAATTCACTTAGCCGTCGACAGCGGAGGATTACCGATTTATTTCGAATTATCAGAAGGCCAAAAACACGATATTACACACGCCCCCAGCTTAATTGAGCACCTGAAGCAGGTTGATACCGTCATTGCAGATAAAGGTTATGACAGCGATGCTTTTCGTGAACTTATCGCCAATAAAGGCGGGAAATCTGTTATTCCAAGGCGCCGCTATAAGAATACACCTCAAGAAAGAGTCGATTGGTGCTTATATCGGTATCGACATTTAGTGGAGAATGCTTTTGGAAGAATAAAACACTATCGAGCAATATCAACAAGATATGACAAGCTAGCAAGAAATTACGCCAGTATGGTGTCACTGGCGTTTATGTTAATGTGGCTGCCGATGTATTGCTGA
- a CDS encoding potassium channel family protein gives MFSFFINIFKLLKAIVVGVKNDQDFRILLFLLVTILIGSTLFYSSVEGWSKVDALYFSVMTMSTIGYGDLVPTTDMSKIFTIIFSFLSIGIFVSLNTKIVVMTLNQKKQKLFDRKLRKDNEEVKKHTQSNT, from the coding sequence ATGTTCAGTTTTTTTATTAATATTTTCAAGTTATTAAAAGCTATTGTTGTTGGAGTGAAAAATGATCAGGATTTCCGTATTTTATTGTTTTTACTCGTTACAATACTAATTGGTTCAACTCTTTTCTATTCAAGTGTTGAGGGGTGGAGTAAAGTTGACGCACTGTATTTTTCAGTAATGACCATGTCAACAATCGGCTATGGTGATTTAGTACCAACAACTGACATGTCTAAAATATTTACCATCATTTTTTCCTTTCTAAGTATTGGTATTTTTGTATCATTAAATACAAAAATAGTTGTAATGACATTGAATCAAAAAAAACAAAAATTGTTTGATAGAAAGCTTAGAAAGGATAATGAGGAAGTTAAAAAACACACCCAAAGCAACACCTAA
- a CDS encoding amidohydrolase — MKTSAVVNLLIALFIAVPATAQEQGKSITVFTAKKIVTMDPTQPTATAIAVRDGMILGVGSLQDLAPWLKGSMYTINDQFKENVILPGFIDPHMHPMLGAIAFQTVWITPEPWNVMGHKTPATIGEKAYRATLKKAFDSRDPNAPIFMTWGFSSDTHGELSGRLLDDISKDVPILVLQRSLHEAYINTPLLTLLKTKGLNPNKFKDHLQIDWSKNHFWEDGLFSVVLPFMSSFLLDPNAADPGYLKTRDYLTYNGVTTVADMNTGGTNWELEISALKRNLDTPESPIRVRLTPDVMKLAAALKSPEAAMTLVNQMKQHNTDNLVFNGGIKLFADGAMFSQAMQINAPGYIDGHKGEWITQPSSFVEFARSYWNAGYQIHVHTNGDGGAKMVLDTLQELENDKPRADHRFTVEHYGYADDGTSRRIAKLDAQVSANPFYLFDLGDRYAENGLGFDRAARIAPLGGLASRNVPVALHSDFPMAPAEPLFLAWTAMSRETLSGKVFSPSERLTLDQAIRAITIDAAYMIGMENEVGSIEAGKLADFAVLDKDPYEVGMKGLRDIKVWGTVFRGKVHQAKK, encoded by the coding sequence ATGAAAACTAGCGCCGTAGTTAATTTACTAATAGCTTTATTTATAGCCGTTCCTGCTACTGCACAGGAACAGGGAAAATCAATTACGGTCTTTACTGCGAAAAAGATCGTCACTATGGATCCAACTCAACCGACTGCAACTGCAATTGCTGTTCGAGATGGGATGATACTTGGGGTTGGTTCACTGCAAGATCTTGCGCCCTGGCTAAAAGGTAGCATGTACACCATCAATGACCAGTTCAAAGAGAATGTTATATTGCCTGGTTTTATCGATCCACATATGCATCCGATGCTTGGTGCAATTGCCTTCCAAACCGTATGGATTACCCCTGAACCTTGGAATGTCATGGGTCATAAGACACCTGCAACCATAGGTGAAAAAGCGTATCGTGCGACCCTCAAAAAAGCGTTTGACTCTCGCGACCCAAATGCTCCAATTTTTATGACTTGGGGCTTCAGCTCTGATACGCATGGGGAGTTGTCAGGCAGACTATTAGATGACATCTCTAAGGATGTTCCCATTCTTGTATTGCAACGTTCATTGCATGAAGCTTATATCAACACACCTCTTTTAACGTTACTAAAGACTAAGGGATTGAACCCAAATAAATTTAAAGACCACTTACAAATTGATTGGAGTAAGAACCACTTTTGGGAAGATGGTTTGTTCAGTGTTGTGCTGCCCTTTATGTCTAGTTTCCTACTCGATCCCAACGCGGCCGATCCGGGGTATTTAAAAACGCGTGACTATCTGACTTACAACGGGGTAACAACGGTCGCGGATATGAATACCGGCGGCACAAATTGGGAGCTCGAAATATCTGCCCTGAAACGTAACTTAGATACGCCCGAATCTCCTATCAGAGTTCGGCTGACACCTGATGTTATGAAACTGGCTGCTGCTTTAAAAAGTCCGGAAGCGGCAATGACATTAGTCAACCAAATGAAACAACATAATACTGACAACCTGGTTTTCAATGGTGGTATTAAACTATTTGCTGATGGCGCGATGTTTTCGCAAGCAATGCAAATTAATGCCCCAGGTTATATCGACGGTCACAAAGGTGAGTGGATAACCCAACCCTCATCCTTTGTCGAATTTGCTCGCAGCTACTGGAATGCTGGTTATCAAATCCATGTTCATACTAATGGCGACGGCGGTGCGAAGATGGTTCTCGATACTTTGCAAGAATTGGAAAATGATAAACCACGAGCCGATCATCGTTTCACTGTTGAACATTATGGTTACGCTGATGATGGTACTTCACGCCGAATCGCAAAATTAGACGCTCAGGTTTCAGCTAATCCCTTCTACCTTTTTGATTTGGGTGATCGGTATGCTGAAAATGGACTTGGTTTCGATCGCGCGGCTCGTATTGCGCCTTTGGGCGGTTTGGCTAGCCGTAATGTGCCCGTAGCGCTACACTCTGATTTCCCTATGGCACCTGCAGAGCCACTATTTCTTGCTTGGACCGCTATGTCGCGGGAAACATTGTCAGGTAAGGTTTTTTCCCCCTCCGAGCGATTGACTCTCGATCAGGCCATTCGTGCCATTACAATTGATGCAGCCTACATGATTGGGATGGAAAATGAGGTAGGCAGTATCGAAGCTGGCAAGTTGGCCGATTTTGCTGTACTCGATAAAGATCCCTATGAAGTCGGTATGAAAGGACTTCGTGATATTAAGGTGTGGGGGACAGTGTTTAGGGGAAAAGTGCACCAGGCGAAGAAATGA
- a CDS encoding amidohydrolase — MKFISSVVVCLSLSPFVHASSPPKTDAETIYIGGNIVTVTDSAPTAEALAVKNGRILALGKTSDLLKLKGSNTQVVNLNGKTLIPGFIDGHGHVFNTGIQALSANLLALPDGHVNDIAALQRELTVWAKKPENAKHGIILGFGYDDSQLAEQRHPTRQELDAVSNDIPILIIHQSGHLATLNTKALTLAGFNSNSKDPEGGKIRREADGKTPNGVLEETAFFGTLLPLFAKLNETENEAIFNAGMKLYASFGYTTAQEGRASSSAVKTMYNLAQQQKLPIDVAAYPDIQTAQEVIAPPYFSAHYNNGFRVAGAKLNLDGSPQGKTAWLTKPYLIPPVGQEPDYKGYPSMSDEKAAEYIALAQSKGWQLLTHVNGDAAIDQLLKGIEASEKIYGKPDRGFVAIHAQTARQDQIERFKRLGVFPSFFPMHTFYWGDWHMDSVLGKERAQNISPTGWARELGMIYTSHHDSPVALPNSMRVYSATVNRISRTGRVLGPAQKASPLEGLKSQTIWAATQYKEEESKGSLEVGKLADLVILSDNPLTIPAEKLADIQIIETIKEGKTVYKRNEQQTSDKVNHGGCIDSPRCQAVATTAMVAAGVLHHSH, encoded by the coding sequence ATGAAGTTCATATCGTCAGTTGTTGTCTGTTTAAGCTTGAGTCCATTCGTTCATGCATCAAGCCCCCCAAAAACCGATGCCGAAACCATTTATATTGGCGGCAACATTGTGACAGTAACCGATTCAGCCCCTACAGCCGAGGCATTAGCAGTGAAGAATGGGCGAATTCTCGCCCTAGGCAAGACATCTGATTTATTGAAGCTAAAGGGTAGCAATACCCAAGTGGTCAATCTAAACGGTAAAACACTTATCCCAGGGTTTATAGATGGACACGGTCATGTATTCAACACAGGGATCCAAGCGCTATCAGCAAACCTACTCGCTCTTCCAGATGGGCACGTGAATGATATTGCCGCACTTCAACGGGAGTTAACGGTTTGGGCCAAGAAACCCGAAAATGCCAAGCACGGCATCATACTCGGATTTGGGTATGACGATTCGCAATTGGCTGAACAAAGACATCCAACGCGCCAAGAATTAGATGCAGTATCTAATGATATTCCCATTCTTATCATCCACCAATCAGGTCACTTAGCCACTTTAAATACCAAAGCATTGACGCTCGCAGGCTTTAACTCGAACAGTAAAGATCCTGAAGGAGGCAAAATTCGCCGAGAGGCCGATGGAAAAACCCCAAATGGCGTATTAGAGGAAACCGCATTTTTTGGCACTCTGCTGCCGCTATTTGCCAAATTAAATGAAACAGAAAATGAGGCCATTTTCAATGCAGGAATGAAGCTCTATGCTAGCTTTGGTTATACCACGGCTCAAGAAGGTCGAGCCTCAAGCTCCGCTGTAAAAACCATGTATAACCTAGCACAGCAACAAAAATTGCCGATTGATGTCGCCGCTTATCCTGATATTCAAACCGCGCAGGAAGTTATTGCTCCTCCCTATTTTTCTGCTCACTATAACAACGGGTTTCGTGTAGCGGGAGCCAAGTTAAATCTCGATGGTTCACCTCAAGGAAAGACTGCTTGGTTAACAAAACCTTACTTAATTCCCCCCGTAGGACAAGAGCCTGATTATAAAGGCTATCCGAGTATGAGTGATGAAAAAGCGGCAGAATATATTGCCTTAGCTCAAAGTAAAGGCTGGCAATTACTCACCCATGTCAATGGCGATGCCGCGATAGATCAACTACTAAAAGGGATTGAAGCTAGCGAGAAAATATATGGGAAACCCGATCGGGGTTTTGTCGCTATTCATGCACAAACGGCACGTCAAGATCAGATTGAGCGCTTTAAGCGTCTCGGCGTATTCCCTTCTTTCTTTCCCATGCATACCTTCTACTGGGGCGATTGGCATATGGACTCGGTATTAGGTAAAGAAAGGGCCCAAAATATTTCCCCCACGGGTTGGGCAAGAGAGTTAGGCATGATTTACACCTCTCACCATGACTCTCCAGTTGCACTTCCAAATTCAATGCGTGTTTACTCTGCAACGGTAAATCGTATCAGTCGAACAGGGCGAGTATTAGGCCCAGCGCAAAAAGCATCACCATTGGAGGGCTTAAAATCTCAAACCATTTGGGCGGCCACCCAGTATAAAGAGGAAGAGAGTAAAGGCTCACTGGAAGTAGGCAAACTGGCAGATTTGGTAATTTTATCTGATAACCCACTAACAATACCCGCAGAAAAACTGGCTGATATTCAGATAATTGAAACGATTAAAGAAGGCAAAACGGTATACAAACGAAATGAACAACAAACAAGTGACAAGGTTAACCATGGTGGTTGTATTGACTCTCCTCGTTGCCAAGCTGTAGCCACAACAGCAATGGTCGCTGCAGGAGTCTTACATCATTCTCATTAG